In the Ipomoea triloba cultivar NCNSP0323 chromosome 6, ASM357664v1 genome, one interval contains:
- the LOC116022108 gene encoding cellulose synthase A catalytic subunit 1 [UDP-forming]: MEASAGLVAGSHKRNELVRIRHDSDSAPKPLKNLDSQICQICGDTVGVTANGDIFVACNECAFPVCRPCYEYERKDGNQACPQCKTRYKRLKGSPRVDGDDDEEDVDDLDNEFNYGEGNGKARRKWQGEDVDLSSSSRHESHQPIPLLTNGQPISGEIPLSATPDTQSVRSMSGPLGPGDKHGHSLPYLDPRQPVPVRIVDPSKDLNSYGLGSVDWKERVEGWKLKQDKNMTQITNRYTEGKGDIEGTGSNGEELQMADDARQPLSRVIPIPSSHVTPYRVVIILRLIILGFFLQYRLTHPVNDAYPLWLVSVICEVWFALSWLLDQFPKWSPINRETYLDRLALRYDREGEPSQLAPVDVFVSTVDPMKEPPLVTANTVLSILAVDYPVDKVSCYVSDDGSAMLTFEALSETAEFARKWVPFCKKFNIEPRAPEFYFSQKIDYLKDKIQPSFVKERRAMKREYDEFKIRINALVAKAQKMPEEGWTMQDGTPWPGNNSRDHPGMIQVFLGHSGGLDTDGNELPRLVYVSREKRPGFQHHKKAGAMNALIRVSAVLTNGAYLLNVDCDHYFNNSKALKEAMCFMMDPAYGKKTCYVQFPQRFDGIDLHDRYANRNIVFFDINLKGLDGLQGPVYVGTGCCFNRQALYGYDPVLTEADLEPNIIVKSCCGSRKKGGSGNKKYIDKKRAAKRTESTIPIFNVEDIEDGVEGYDEEKSLLMSQKSLEKRFGQSPVFIAATFMEQGGIPPSTNPATLLKEAIHVISCGYEDKTEWGKEIGWIYGSVTEDILTGFKMHARGWISIYCVPPRPAFKGSAPINLSDRLNQVLRWALGSIEILLSRHCPIWYGYNGRLKLLERIAYINTIVYPITSIPLLAYCILPAICLLTGKFIVPEISNYASAWFILLFISIFATGILELRWSGVSIEDWWRNEQFWVIGGTSAHLFAVFQGLLKVLAGIDTNFTVTSKASDEDGDFAELYVFKWTSLLIPPTTVLIVNLVGIVAGVSFAINSGYQSWGPLFGRLFFAIWVIVHLYPFLKGLLGRQNRTPTIVIVWSILLASIFSLLWVRIDPFTSDTAKAAAGGQCGINC, from the exons atggaGGCAAGTGCTGGGTTGGTTGCTGGATCGCACAAGCGGAATGAGCTGGTTCGGATCCGCCATGATTCTGATAGTGCG CCGAAGCCCCTGAAGAATCTGGATAGTCAGATATGTCAGATTTGTGGTGATACTGTTGGGGTGACGGCTAATGGTGATATATTTGTTGCGTGTAATGAGTGTGCCTTTCCTGTATGTCGGCCTTGTTATGAGTATGAGCGCAAAGATGGGAACCAAGCATGCCCCCAGTGCAAGACCAGATACAAGAGGCTTAAAG GGAGCCCACGAGTTGacggtgatgatgatgaggaggatGTTGACGACCTTGACAATGAGTTCAATTATGGTGAAGGAAATGGCAAGGCCAGACGCAAGTGGCAGGGAGAAGATGTTGATCTCTCTTCGTCCTCTAGACATGAATCTCACCAACCAATTCCTCTTCTGACAAATGGGCAGCCA ATCTCTGGTGAAATCCCTCTAAGTGCAACACCAGATACTCAATCTGTAAGAAGTATGTCAGGACCTCTGGGCCCTGGAGACAAGCATGGCCACTCCCTACCATACCTTGACCCAAGGCAACCCG TTCCTGTGAGAATTGTGGACCCTTCAAAGGACTTGAATTCTTACGGGCTTGGTAGTGTTGACTGGAAAGAGAGAGTAGAAGGTTGGAAACTTAAACAGGATAAAAATATGACTCAAATAACCAACAGATACACGGAAGGGAAAGGAGACATTGAGGGGACAGGATCAAATGGAGAAGAGCTACAAAT GGCTGATGATGCTCGCCAACCTTTAAGTCGTGTGATTCCTATCCCTTCTTCTCACGTTACCCCTTATCGGGTTGTAATTATACTTCGGTTGATCATCTTGGGCTTTTTCTTGCAATACCGGCTGACTCACCCTGTGAATGATGCCTATCCTTTGTGGTTGGTATCGGTTATCTGTGAGGTTTGGTTTGCCTTATCTTGGCTTTTGGATCAGTTCCCAAAATGGTCACCCATCAATCGTGAGACCTATCTGGACAGGCTTGCATTAAG ATATGATAGGGAGGGGGAGCCTTCTCAGTTAGCACCAGTGGATGTGTTTGTCAGTACTGTGGATCCTATGAAAGAGCCTCCTCTTGTCACAGCAAACACAGTGCTATCGATCCTTGCCGTGGATTACCCTGTAGACAAGGTCTCATGCTATGTTTCTGATGATGGTTCAGCAATGTTGACATTTGAAGCCCTCTCGGAAACTGCAGAGTTTGCCAGGAAATGGGTGCCATTCTGCAAGAAGTTTAATATTGAGCCTCGGGCTCCTGAATTCTATTTCTCTCAGAAGATTGATTATTTGAAGGACAAGATTCAACCTTCATTTGTGAAAGAGCGTAGGGCAATGAAG AGGGAATATGATGAATTCAAGATACGTATCAATGCACTTGTTGCCAAAGCACAAAAAATGCCTGAAGAGGGTTGGACAATGCAAGATGGTACCCCTTGGCCTGGAAACAACTCTAGGGATCATCCAGGAATGATCCAG GTCTTCTTGGGTCATAGTGGTGGGCTTGATACAGATGGAAATGAACTTCCTCGCCTGGTTTATGTTTCTCGTGAAAAGAGGCCAGGATTCCAACACCACAAAAAGGCCGGAGCTATGAATGCTTTG ATTCGCGTTTCTGCTGTCCTCACCAATGGAGCCTATCTTTTGAATGTCGATTGTGATCACTACTTTAACAACAGCAAAGCACTTAAAGAAGCCATGTGTTTCATGATGGATCCTGCTTATGGAAAGAAGACATGCTATGTTCAATTCCCTCAGAGGTTTGATGGCATTGACTTGCATGATAGATATGCCAACCGCAACATTGTGTTCTTCGAT ATCAACTTGAAGGGGCTGGATGGGCTTCAGGGTCCTGTCTATGTGGGAACTGGGTGTTGTTTTAACAGGCAAGCCTTATACGGTTACGATCCTGTCTTAACTGAAGCTGATTTGGAGCCGAACATTATTGTGAAGAGCTGTTGTGGCTCAAGAAAGAAGGGAGGGAGTGGTAACAAGAAATATATTGATAAAAAGAGGGCGGCTAAAAGAACTGAATCTACCATTCCTATTTTTAATGTGGAGGACATTGAAGACGGCGTGGAAG GATATGATGAAGAAAAGTCTCTTCTCATGTCTCAGAAGAGCTTAGAGAAGCGGTTTGGTCAGTCTCCCGTTTTTATCGCTGCTACCTTTATGGAACAGGGAGGCATTCCACCGTCAACTAATCCCGCAACACTTTTGAAAGAAGCAATCCATGTCATTAGCTGTGGGTACGAGGACAAGACTGAATGGGGAAAAGAG ATTGGATGGATCTATGGGTCTGTCACCGAGGATATCTTGACTGGATTTAAGATGCACGCAAGAGGATGGATTTCTATCTATTGCGTGCCTCCTCGCCCGGCATTTAAAGGGTCTGCTCCTATAAATCTTTCAGATCGTTTGAACCAAGTGCTTCGGTGGGCCTTGGGATCCATTGAAATTCTTCTTAGCCGGCATTGCCCGATATGGTATGGCTACAATGGAAGACTGAAACTCTTGGAAAGAATAGCGTACATTAACACCATTGTTTATCCCATCACCTCCATTCCATTGCTTGCTTACTGCATTCTCCCCGCTATCTGCCTTCTCACGGGGAAATTTATTGTTCCCGAG ATAAGCAACTATGCTAGCGCTTGGTTCATTCTCCTCTTCATATCCATTTTCGCCACTGGTATATTGGAGCTTAGGTGGAGCGGTGTCAGCATCGAGGATTGGTGGAGAAATGAACAGTTCTGGGTCATCGGTGGCACATCTGCTCATCTTTTTGCCGTGTTCCAAGGTCTCCTAAAAGTACTTGCCGGGATTGATACGAATTTCACGGTCACTTCGAAGGCTTCTGATGAAGATGGAGATTTTGCTGAGCTTTACGTGTTCAAGTGGACATCCCTTCTTATCCCCCCGACCACAGTCCTTATAGTCAACCTAGTAGGCATAGTGGCAGGTGTCTCGTTTGCCATAAACAGCGGGTATCAGTCGTGGGGCCCTCTATTCGGGAGACTGTTCTTTGCCATTTGGGTCATCGTGCACTTGTACCCTTTCCTCAAAGGTCTGTTGGGCAGGCAGAACCGCACTCCTACCATTGTCATCGTCTGGTCCATACTTCTTGCATCCATCTTCTCTTTGTTATGGGTGCGAATAGACCCCTTCACTTCAGACACCGCAAAAGCTGCCGCTGGAGGCCAATGTGGCATCAACTGCTAG